The Thermococcus sp. CX2 genome includes a window with the following:
- the minD gene encoding cell division ATPase MinD, with amino-acid sequence MEGRSIVFASGKGGTGKTTTVANLGVALAQFGKEVILLDADITMANLSLVLGMEDIPITLHDVLAGEADLKDAIYEGPAGVKVIPGGLSLEKIKKAKPEKLRQLIREIGQMADFVLIDAPAGLEMTSVTALLIGKELIIVTNPEISAITDSLKTKLIAEKLGTLPLGAILNRVTNEKTELTQEEIEAILEVPVLAMIPEDPEVKRASAYGVPLVIKNPTSPAAIAIKQLAAKLAGIRWQAPEPESPIKRVFKALFGGKR; translated from the coding sequence TTGGAAGGCCGTTCAATTGTTTTTGCGTCAGGAAAGGGTGGAACCGGTAAAACAACGACGGTTGCAAATCTGGGTGTTGCACTGGCTCAGTTCGGGAAGGAGGTTATCCTGCTGGACGCGGATATCACAATGGCAAACCTGAGCCTCGTCCTCGGCATGGAGGACATTCCAATAACGCTCCACGACGTCTTGGCTGGAGAGGCGGACCTTAAGGACGCGATATATGAGGGCCCCGCTGGTGTTAAAGTAATTCCCGGCGGTCTCAGCCTTGAGAAGATAAAGAAGGCCAAGCCGGAGAAACTCAGGCAGCTCATCAGAGAGATAGGCCAGATGGCGGATTTTGTTCTCATCGATGCTCCGGCAGGACTTGAGATGACATCTGTTACGGCTCTCCTCATAGGTAAGGAGCTCATAATCGTTACTAACCCTGAAATCTCAGCTATCACTGACTCGCTCAAGACAAAACTCATAGCCGAGAAACTCGGAACCCTCCCGCTCGGTGCCATCCTCAACAGGGTTACCAACGAGAAGACGGAGCTCACCCAGGAAGAGATAGAGGCGATCCTCGAGGTTCCAGTGCTGGCCATGATACCAGAGGACCCCGAGGTCAAAAGGGCGAGTGCCTACGGCGTCCCGCTCGTTATCAAGAACCCAACCAGCCCAGCGGCAATAGCAATCAAACAGCTCGCAGCAAAGCTTGCTGGCATTAGGTGGCAGGCCCCAGAACCAGAGAGTCCTATTAAGAGGGTGTTCAAAGCACTGTTTGGAGGGAAGAGATGA
- a CDS encoding slipin family protein, with the protein MVAVSTMVLGVVLLFVLIIVASAIKIVKEYERAVIFRLGRIVGARGPGLFFIIPIFEKAIIVDLRTRVLDVPVQETITRDNVPVRVNAVVYFRVIDPIKAVTQVRNYIMATSQIAQTTLRSVIGQAHLDELLSERDKLNIQLQKIIDEATDPWGIKVSTVEIKDVELPSGMQRAMARQAEAERERRARILLAEAERQAAEKLREAAEIISEHPMALQLRTLQTISDVSSDKSNIIVLTLPMEMLKLFRSLAETADVARAKLEKEAEKE; encoded by the coding sequence ATGGTGGCAGTTAGTACAATGGTTTTGGGCGTTGTTTTATTGTTTGTTTTGATTATTGTGGCCTCCGCCATAAAGATAGTCAAGGAGTACGAAAGGGCCGTTATCTTCAGGCTTGGTAGGATCGTCGGAGCAAGAGGCCCAGGTCTGTTCTTCATCATACCAATATTCGAAAAGGCCATTATAGTGGACCTCAGAACGCGCGTCCTCGACGTTCCGGTTCAGGAAACCATAACCAGGGACAACGTCCCGGTCAGGGTCAACGCGGTCGTTTACTTCCGTGTTATTGACCCGATCAAGGCCGTCACCCAGGTCCGCAACTACATAATGGCCACCAGCCAGATTGCCCAGACGACGCTGAGGAGCGTGATCGGCCAGGCCCACCTCGACGAGCTCCTCAGTGAGAGGGATAAGCTCAACATTCAGCTCCAAAAGATCATCGACGAGGCAACTGATCCGTGGGGAATAAAGGTCAGCACCGTCGAGATCAAGGATGTCGAACTGCCGAGTGGAATGCAGAGGGCCATGGCAAGGCAGGCAGAAGCCGAGAGGGAGAGGAGAGCAAGAATCCTTCTGGCAGAGGCCGAGAGGCAGGCCGCCGAGAAGCTTAGAGAAGCTGCCGAGATAATCTCCGAACATCCGATGGCACTCCAGCTCAGGACGCTCCAGACGATAAGCGACGTCTCCAGTGACAAGAGCAATATAATAGTACTAACGCTGCCAATGGAGATGCTCAAGCTCTTCAGGAGTCTAGCTGAGACCGCAGATGTTGCCAGAGCAAAACTCGAAAAAGAAGCTGAGAAAGAGTAA
- a CDS encoding nodulation protein NfeD, protein MRFKTALIVLILFAMLLPTAHAQGNTVYVAKIDGMITGYTVDQFDRYITEAEKANASAIIIELNTPGGRADAMQEIVMRIQNAKVPVIIYVYPSGGMAASAGTYIALGSHLIAMAPGTVIGACRPILGYGANGSIVEAPPKIVNFYIAYLRELAEMSGRNATLAEQFITEDRSVTSQEALKYGVIEVIATDVNDLLQKADGMETKIPVKDRGKVVLHLRDARVVYLEPSFKDTVIKYITDPTIAYVLLNLGFIGLIFGFLTPGWHVPETIGAIMLVLGLIGLGYFGYSSAGLLLIALAMIFFIAEALTPTFGLFTVAGTITFILGGTMLFGKGGGEYLVSGALYETLRIIIIVMAILLGLFFAFGAAAVVRAQRKKPEAGKEELVGAEGKVIQELNPEGLVRIHGEIWKAISKDGSRIPAGEKVRVVEVKGLTLIVSKEGDLDGGS, encoded by the coding sequence ATGAGGTTCAAAACTGCACTGATAGTACTCATCTTGTTTGCAATGCTTCTCCCCACTGCACACGCTCAGGGCAACACGGTTTATGTTGCCAAAATAGACGGCATGATAACCGGCTACACCGTGGATCAGTTCGACAGGTACATCACCGAGGCGGAGAAGGCCAATGCATCGGCGATCATCATCGAGCTCAACACTCCCGGAGGAAGGGCCGACGCCATGCAGGAGATAGTGATGAGGATACAGAACGCCAAGGTTCCAGTTATAATCTACGTCTATCCCTCAGGGGGAATGGCCGCTTCCGCGGGGACGTATATAGCCCTGGGCTCTCACCTGATAGCCATGGCTCCCGGAACCGTCATTGGGGCCTGCAGGCCAATACTCGGCTACGGTGCAAACGGAAGCATAGTAGAGGCACCCCCCAAGATAGTCAACTTCTACATAGCGTACCTGCGCGAGCTGGCCGAGATGAGCGGAAGGAACGCTACCCTTGCAGAACAGTTCATAACTGAAGACAGAAGTGTTACATCGCAAGAGGCCCTTAAGTATGGTGTCATAGAGGTCATAGCAACGGACGTTAACGACCTTCTCCAGAAGGCGGATGGAATGGAGACGAAGATTCCAGTTAAAGACAGAGGAAAGGTGGTTCTGCACCTCAGGGACGCCCGTGTCGTATACCTGGAGCCGTCCTTCAAGGATACTGTTATCAAATACATAACCGACCCGACGATAGCTTACGTACTGCTGAACCTCGGCTTCATAGGACTAATATTCGGCTTTCTTACTCCAGGATGGCATGTGCCCGAGACCATCGGTGCCATAATGCTGGTGCTTGGGTTGATAGGCCTCGGATACTTCGGCTACAGTAGCGCCGGGCTTCTTCTGATAGCCCTCGCGATGATATTCTTCATAGCCGAAGCCCTGACGCCAACCTTTGGCCTTTTCACTGTGGCAGGGACTATTACGTTCATCCTTGGAGGTACAATGCTCTTTGGCAAAGGAGGGGGTGAGTACTTGGTGAGCGGCGCCCTTTATGAAACGCTCAGGATAATCATCATCGTCATGGCAATACTGCTGGGGCTTTTCTTTGCCTTTGGCGCTGCAGCAGTTGTGAGGGCCCAGAGGAAAAAACCGGAAGCAGGCAAGGAGGAGCTAGTTGGAGCCGAAGGGAAAGTCATCCAGGAGCTTAACCCCGAAGGCCTAGTCAGGATCCACGGGGAGATCTGGAAGGCCATCAGCAAGGACGGAAGCAGGATTCCAGCGGGGGAGAAGGTCAGGGTTGTTGAGGTTAAAGGACTCACACTTATAGTATCGAAGGAGGGAGATTTAGATGGTGGCAGTTAG
- a CDS encoding DNA-3-methyladenine glycosylase encodes MAEVDLKKVTHEMIRNGTWKYESGVFWQALEIGMVGFDGENVIFPDEWGRKERKDARKKLVFILGLDTDLDSFYNEIADSKFAFLIEEFYGLTVPAAPSPYQALVEVIAQQQVNFEFAQRTIANLVQLAGKRIGDLYAFPSAEKITSLSEEELKKAKLGYRAGYIKSLTELYLNGELNLELWDWSEEDAIKYLTKFRGIGRWSAELFLAYGLRKNTYPAGDLGLRRGIAKIFGMRVKEVKEKDVRELIEPHGKWKGLLAFYVLCYDRKTEMERKRK; translated from the coding sequence ATGGCTGAGGTTGACCTCAAAAAAGTAACCCACGAGATGATAAGGAACGGCACGTGGAAGTACGAGAGTGGAGTATTTTGGCAGGCCTTAGAGATAGGCATGGTCGGCTTCGATGGGGAGAACGTCATATTTCCAGACGAGTGGGGTAGAAAAGAGCGGAAAGATGCAAGGAAAAAGCTGGTCTTCATCCTCGGCCTTGATACTGACTTGGACTCCTTCTACAATGAAATAGCCGACTCAAAGTTCGCCTTTCTCATCGAGGAATTTTATGGCCTAACCGTTCCGGCGGCGCCGAGCCCTTACCAGGCCTTGGTTGAGGTCATAGCCCAGCAGCAGGTTAACTTCGAATTTGCCCAAAGGACTATAGCGAACCTCGTTCAGCTGGCCGGCAAAAGGATTGGTGACCTTTACGCCTTCCCGAGCGCTGAAAAGATAACGTCGCTGAGTGAAGAGGAGCTTAAGAAGGCAAAGCTCGGCTACCGCGCGGGATACATAAAGTCCCTCACGGAGCTCTACCTCAATGGCGAGCTGAACCTCGAGCTGTGGGACTGGAGCGAGGAGGACGCTATTAAATACCTCACGAAGTTCCGCGGAATCGGGAGGTGGAGCGCCGAGCTGTTCTTAGCCTATGGGCTGAGGAAGAACACATATCCCGCGGGCGACCTGGGGCTGAGAAGGGGGATAGCAAAGATTTTTGGAATGAGGGTAAAAGAGGTCAAGGAGAAGGACGTGAGAGAGCTCATCGAACCCCACGGTAAGTGGAAAGGGTTGCTGGCTTTCTACGTTCTCTGCTACGACAGGAAGACGGAGATGGAGCGGAAGAGAAAATGA
- a CDS encoding type II toxin-antitoxin system VapC family toxin, protein MKVQVIDAAIFIQGIDVEGVTTPKVVEEVKDPESKLFLEGLINAGKVRVLMPSRESIEAVKEAAKRTGELGELSEADVEILALAYELRAVLFTDDYNLQNIAKTLGIEFKTLKRGIKRVIRWSYVCIGCGRKFTSEPPDGICPDCGSPVRLIPRKRPRRRRRS, encoded by the coding sequence ATGAAGGTTCAGGTCATCGATGCCGCGATATTCATCCAGGGGATTGACGTCGAAGGTGTAACTACCCCCAAGGTGGTGGAGGAGGTCAAAGACCCCGAGTCGAAGCTCTTCTTGGAGGGCCTGATCAACGCGGGGAAGGTTAGAGTGCTGATGCCTTCGCGTGAGAGCATCGAGGCAGTTAAGGAAGCGGCCAAAAGAACCGGCGAGCTCGGGGAGCTGAGCGAGGCAGATGTAGAAATCCTCGCCTTGGCCTATGAGCTCAGGGCTGTCCTCTTCACCGACGACTACAACCTGCAGAACATCGCCAAAACGCTTGGCATCGAGTTCAAAACGCTCAAAAGGGGCATAAAGCGCGTTATAAGATGGAGCTACGTCTGCATCGGCTGCGGGAGGAAGTTCACAAGTGAGCCTCCTGACGGAATCTGCCCAGACTGCGGAAGCCCCGTGAGGCTCATTCCAAGAAAGCGCCCGAGGAGGCGTCGGCGCTCATAG
- a CDS encoding LamB/YcsF family protein, which produces MRVDLNSDLGESFGRYKLGLDEEVMNHITSANVATGWHAGDPIVMRKTVRLAKEKGIAVGAHPGYPDLMGFGRRYMKLAPEEARNYILYQIGALYAFIKAEGMELQHVKPHGALYNALVKDEELARAVMEGIADFDKGLIFVTLSGSRAAEIAEEIGLKVAHEVFADRAYNPDGTLVPRGKPGAVIHDKELIAERVISMVKDGGVKAINGEWIELRADTICVHGDNPKAVEIAAYIRRILEEEGVKVVPMGEFIR; this is translated from the coding sequence ATGAGGGTCGACCTTAACTCAGACCTGGGTGAGAGCTTCGGCCGCTACAAACTCGGCCTCGACGAGGAGGTCATGAACCACATAACCAGCGCCAACGTTGCCACCGGCTGGCACGCTGGAGACCCAATCGTCATGAGGAAGACCGTCAGACTTGCGAAGGAGAAAGGCATTGCCGTCGGTGCCCATCCGGGTTATCCAGACCTCATGGGCTTCGGGAGGAGGTACATGAAGCTTGCCCCCGAGGAGGCCAGGAACTATATCCTGTACCAGATCGGCGCGCTTTATGCCTTCATAAAGGCTGAAGGAATGGAACTCCAGCACGTCAAGCCCCACGGCGCGCTCTACAACGCCCTCGTGAAGGACGAGGAACTCGCTAGGGCGGTCATGGAGGGAATAGCGGACTTCGACAAAGGGCTGATCTTCGTAACGCTCTCGGGTTCAAGGGCGGCCGAAATAGCTGAAGAGATTGGACTAAAGGTTGCGCACGAGGTTTTCGCAGACAGGGCCTACAACCCGGACGGCACGCTTGTTCCAAGGGGGAAACCAGGGGCGGTGATACACGACAAAGAGCTCATAGCCGAGCGCGTTATCTCTATGGTGAAGGACGGCGGCGTTAAGGCCATCAACGGGGAGTGGATTGAGCTCAGAGCCGACACAATCTGCGTCCATGGGGACAACCCGAAGGCTGTGGAGATAGCAGCTTATATCAGGCGCATCCTCGAAGAGGAAGGCGTCAAGGTAGTACCGATGGGTGAGTTCATAAGGTGA
- the pxpB gene encoding 5-oxoprolinase subunit PxpB, with amino-acid sequence MVEFKPAGDSALVISFGEVIDEEINKKAHAVARAIEKASPEWLVEVVPTYSTVYVYYDPLMVSYTEVVEAVKPFLSAEPDDEKSRIVEIPTVYGGDFGPDIEFVAQYNGLSVDDVIEIHSRPLYRVYMLGFTPGFAYLGGMDERIATPRLEKPRLKVPAGSVGIAGKQTGIYPLESPGGWRLIGRTPLKLFDPRKDPPTLLQPGDYVKFVPISEEEFWELYSGGMIND; translated from the coding sequence ATGGTGGAGTTTAAACCGGCCGGCGACTCAGCGCTCGTTATTTCCTTCGGCGAGGTCATAGATGAGGAAATAAACAAAAAAGCCCACGCCGTGGCGAGAGCCATTGAAAAGGCCAGTCCGGAGTGGCTCGTTGAGGTAGTCCCGACGTACTCAACCGTTTACGTATACTACGATCCGCTCATGGTGAGCTATACAGAGGTCGTCGAGGCAGTGAAACCTTTCCTCTCCGCTGAGCCGGATGATGAGAAGTCGAGAATAGTCGAGATTCCAACGGTTTACGGCGGTGACTTCGGGCCCGACATCGAGTTCGTCGCTCAATACAATGGCCTCAGCGTGGATGATGTCATCGAGATTCACTCGAGGCCACTCTACAGGGTCTACATGCTCGGCTTCACTCCGGGCTTTGCCTACCTGGGTGGAATGGACGAGAGGATAGCCACTCCCCGCCTAGAAAAACCGAGGCTGAAGGTTCCCGCCGGGAGCGTGGGCATAGCTGGAAAGCAGACGGGCATATATCCCCTCGAAAGTCCCGGCGGCTGGCGGCTTATCGGCAGAACTCCCCTGAAGCTTTTCGATCCGAGGAAAGACCCACCAACGCTTCTCCAGCCTGGCGACTACGTGAAGTTCGTACCGATAAGTGAGGAGGAGTTCTGGGAGCTATACAGCGGAGGGATGATAAATGATTGA
- a CDS encoding biotin-dependent carboxyltransferase family protein produces the protein MIELLNVPSLLTIQDLGRFGYRKLGVSTSGVMDEVSARLANYIVGNPDNAPVLEFLLAGPTIRFNASAVFAVAGDVEVKLNGVPIEPWRSYWAKRGDVLEVGTLRSGLYGYIAFAGGIKCERLLGSCSTYTRAGLGRPLKAGDRLTLGYALLTGKEGRVLPRELRPDYSAKEKVIRVILGPNLDHFTGEGIETFLSGSYAVTPESDRMGYRLDGPQIEHSEKGADIVTDAVPIGSIQVPANGKPIIMMADCQTTGGYAKIGVVARVDVPLVAQSRPGERLRFKAVSVEEAQELLRRRERTMKAIRKAFEGEARVYKVLAGGKEFVAFVEKD, from the coding sequence ATGATTGAGCTCCTTAATGTCCCATCACTCCTAACTATTCAGGATCTCGGTAGATTCGGCTATAGAAAGCTCGGTGTCTCCACGAGCGGCGTCATGGACGAGGTGAGCGCGAGGTTAGCTAACTACATAGTTGGTAATCCGGATAACGCCCCGGTTCTCGAGTTTCTTCTGGCCGGGCCGACCATCCGCTTCAACGCCTCAGCCGTCTTTGCCGTCGCTGGGGACGTGGAGGTTAAGCTCAACGGCGTTCCCATAGAACCCTGGAGGAGTTACTGGGCAAAGCGCGGCGACGTTCTGGAAGTTGGAACGCTGAGGAGCGGTCTATACGGCTATATCGCTTTCGCTGGAGGGATTAAGTGCGAAAGGCTCCTCGGCAGCTGCTCGACCTATACGCGGGCAGGCCTTGGCAGGCCTTTAAAGGCAGGCGATAGGCTAACGCTCGGATACGCCCTTCTAACGGGTAAGGAAGGTAGAGTTCTTCCCCGGGAGCTGAGGCCCGATTATTCGGCAAAGGAGAAAGTTATCCGAGTGATCCTCGGACCGAACCTCGACCACTTCACTGGGGAGGGAATAGAAACTTTCCTGAGCGGGTCCTACGCCGTAACGCCCGAATCGGATCGGATGGGTTACCGCCTCGACGGGCCTCAAATAGAGCACTCGGAGAAAGGCGCCGACATTGTGACAGACGCCGTTCCAATCGGCTCAATTCAGGTTCCAGCAAACGGAAAGCCGATAATCATGATGGCCGACTGCCAGACCACTGGCGGCTACGCGAAGATAGGGGTGGTTGCCCGCGTTGATGTCCCCCTCGTCGCCCAGAGCAGGCCAGGTGAGAGGCTGAGGTTCAAAGCGGTGAGCGTTGAGGAGGCACAGGAGCTCTTGAGGAGACGTGAGAGAACCATGAAGGCAATCAGAAAGGCCTTTGAAGGAGAGGCAAGGGTCTACAAAGTTTTGGCTGGTGGAAAAGAGTTCGTGGCTTTTGTGGAAAAAGATTAA
- a CDS encoding UPF0179 family protein encodes MAIITLVGEKLARPGVEFIYYGPAEPCRTCKLAGVCVGNLEPGRRYKILRVRSMPSHSCPLHEGKVRVVEVVEPSVEIAIEPRLAIAGSVIKLGFADCDDPEKQDLFRPEGLFEGDSVKIIEVLGDIECNGKHYKIVKVMRKKD; translated from the coding sequence ATGGCAATAATCACGTTAGTCGGAGAAAAGCTGGCAAGGCCTGGTGTTGAATTCATATATTACGGCCCAGCAGAACCGTGCAGGACCTGTAAGCTCGCAGGGGTCTGCGTTGGAAACCTTGAGCCAGGAAGGCGCTACAAGATTCTGCGCGTAAGGAGCATGCCCTCGCACTCCTGTCCGCTCCACGAGGGCAAGGTAAGGGTCGTTGAAGTGGTGGAACCATCGGTGGAGATAGCGATAGAGCCGAGGCTGGCCATAGCAGGCTCGGTGATAAAGCTCGGCTTCGCCGACTGCGACGACCCAGAAAAGCAGGATCTCTTCAGGCCAGAGGGGCTCTTTGAGGGGGACAGCGTCAAGATAATCGAAGTCTTAGGCGACATCGAGTGCAATGGGAAGCACTACAAGATCGTCAAGGTCATGAGGAAAAAGGACTAA
- a CDS encoding NAD(P)-dependent glycerol-1-phosphate dehydrogenase, with protein sequence MHLMQLPREVLLGENLKGEVVNVARRLKLGRRVLVLYGSKTREIAGKDVEKNLRGEFEVCALTVKEASMEEVKRTLDRIRDEGIDWLIAVGGGSIIDVAKLASFKAGIPFISFPTTASHDGIASANASIKDLETKTSIKAVPPVAVIADVKVIKTAPYRYLAAGVGDIISNLTAVKDWQLAHRLRGEYYSEYAASLSLMSAKMVIKNADIIRLGNEESVRKVIKGLISSGVAMSIAGSSRPASGAEHLFSHALDMIAPKPALHGEQCGVGTIIMAYLHGLKWETIRETLKKVGAPTNAYELGIDPEYIIEALTIAHTIRPERYTILGKEGLTREAAEKAAKITGVI encoded by the coding sequence ATGCACCTGATGCAGCTGCCGAGGGAAGTATTGCTGGGCGAGAACCTCAAGGGAGAAGTTGTTAACGTCGCGAGAAGGCTCAAATTGGGGCGGAGAGTCCTTGTTCTTTATGGGTCCAAGACGAGGGAAATAGCGGGGAAGGACGTAGAGAAGAACCTCCGTGGAGAGTTCGAGGTGTGTGCGCTCACGGTGAAAGAGGCCAGCATGGAGGAAGTCAAGAGGACGCTGGATAGAATAAGGGATGAGGGTATTGACTGGCTCATAGCCGTTGGCGGCGGAAGCATAATCGACGTCGCCAAGCTCGCCTCCTTCAAGGCTGGGATTCCCTTTATCAGCTTTCCGACCACCGCTTCCCACGACGGAATAGCGAGCGCGAACGCATCAATAAAGGACCTAGAGACAAAGACGTCCATCAAGGCCGTTCCGCCCGTAGCGGTCATAGCGGACGTGAAGGTCATCAAAACGGCCCCCTACCGCTACCTGGCCGCGGGGGTTGGCGACATAATCTCTAACCTGACCGCAGTGAAGGACTGGCAGCTGGCCCACAGGCTCAGGGGGGAATACTACAGCGAGTATGCGGCGTCTCTCTCTTTGATGAGCGCCAAGATGGTGATAAAAAACGCCGACATAATAAGGCTCGGCAACGAGGAGAGCGTGAGGAAGGTCATAAAGGGGCTAATCTCAAGCGGCGTTGCGATGAGCATAGCGGGCTCCTCAAGGCCAGCGAGTGGTGCCGAGCACCTATTCAGCCACGCGCTCGACATGATAGCACCTAAACCAGCACTCCACGGCGAGCAGTGTGGCGTCGGGACGATAATAATGGCCTACCTCCACGGCCTCAAGTGGGAGACAATTAGGGAAACCTTAAAGAAGGTGGGGGCGCCAACTAACGCATACGAGTTGGGAATCGACCCCGAGTATATCATCGAGGCGCTCACGATTGCACACACCATAAGGCCCGAGCGCTACACGATACTCGGAAAAGAGGGTCTTACCAGAGAGGCGGCCGAGAAAGCCGCTAAAATCACTGGAGTCATCTGA
- a CDS encoding DUF63 family protein has product MGLWEFFYRYFIEPIVNNEGYNVVNTLTYAVILGIGVVVVYRALKRAGISTDRQFFKALLPYIALGALMRAMTDATIYPRTYLTVTPGIYFVVTAFTSLALYVSHRHCRGCDWQRAFFGFGMVLLLFNVFVLGISYSKVSFNWEVLKYFIPALVVAETSIWLLTKKVKIIADNSWLFYAHFYDATTTFVGVDFMGYWEQHVLPRFLIEHTGTAATMYLLKFVMLLLVVYLIDYVVENEDERDMGEFVKLVIFLLGFAPGTRNLLRMLMGV; this is encoded by the coding sequence ATGGGTCTCTGGGAGTTCTTTTACAGGTACTTCATCGAACCCATCGTGAACAACGAGGGCTACAACGTAGTGAACACGCTCACCTACGCGGTAATCCTTGGTATAGGTGTGGTGGTCGTGTACAGGGCACTGAAGAGAGCTGGAATCAGTACCGACAGGCAGTTCTTCAAGGCGCTCCTTCCGTATATAGCACTTGGCGCGTTGATGAGGGCCATGACCGACGCGACCATCTATCCGAGAACTTATCTAACGGTAACTCCCGGCATCTATTTCGTGGTTACCGCCTTCACGTCGCTCGCCCTCTACGTGAGCCACAGGCATTGCAGGGGGTGTGACTGGCAGAGGGCTTTCTTCGGGTTCGGGATGGTGCTGCTGCTCTTCAACGTCTTCGTGCTTGGGATAAGCTACTCCAAAGTTTCTTTCAACTGGGAGGTTCTGAAGTACTTCATCCCTGCCCTGGTAGTGGCCGAGACTTCCATCTGGCTGCTCACGAAGAAGGTCAAGATTATAGCGGATAACAGCTGGCTTTTCTACGCCCACTTCTACGACGCGACAACGACCTTCGTCGGCGTTGACTTCATGGGTTACTGGGAGCAGCATGTCCTGCCCCGCTTCCTCATCGAGCATACTGGAACGGCGGCCACGATGTACCTCCTCAAGTTCGTCATGCTCCTGCTCGTCGTTTACCTAATTGACTACGTAGTTGAGAACGAGGATGAGCGGGACATGGGAGAGTTCGTGAAGCTTGTGATATTCCTCCTCGGGTTTGCTCCCGGAACGAGGAACCTGTTGAGAATGCTTATGGGGGTTTGA
- a CDS encoding bifunctional fructose-bisphosphatase/inositol-phosphate phosphatase — MEWNEVAIEMAKEVEKVVMPLFGTPKAGETVGTNVSGDVTKYVDKVAEEIVLSRLQPLGVNIVSEEIGVIDNGSDYTVVIDPIDGSYNFAAGIPIFAFSFAVFEGKKPLYGAIYEFVTGHFYEGIPGTGAFMNGRQIHVRKPERGKEALSFYTRGEYSGLIKKVKRVRVLGAIAVELTYLAKGALDGVLDIRNYVRPTDIAAGVIIAREAGAIVTDERGKELKLDLSATKKTNIIAVNERYLLELILEELANEP, encoded by the coding sequence ATGGAATGGAACGAAGTGGCCATAGAGATGGCCAAGGAAGTTGAGAAGGTTGTGATGCCCCTCTTCGGGACCCCGAAGGCTGGAGAAACGGTTGGAACCAACGTGAGCGGCGACGTCACGAAATACGTCGATAAGGTGGCTGAGGAGATAGTGCTGAGCAGGCTCCAGCCGCTTGGCGTTAATATCGTCAGCGAGGAGATAGGCGTCATCGACAACGGGAGCGACTATACGGTGGTCATTGACCCGATAGACGGTTCCTACAACTTTGCCGCTGGAATACCCATCTTCGCCTTCAGCTTCGCTGTTTTCGAGGGTAAAAAGCCCCTCTACGGCGCAATATATGAGTTCGTCACGGGACACTTCTACGAGGGAATTCCAGGTACTGGAGCGTTCATGAACGGGAGGCAAATCCACGTCAGGAAGCCCGAGCGCGGGAAAGAAGCGCTGAGCTTCTACACGAGGGGAGAATATTCGGGGCTGATCAAAAAGGTAAAGCGTGTCCGCGTCCTCGGGGCTATAGCAGTTGAGCTCACCTATCTTGCCAAGGGCGCCCTTGATGGAGTGCTTGACATCAGGAACTACGTCCGCCCCACGGACATAGCGGCTGGGGTTATAATAGCGAGGGAAGCTGGGGCAATAGTCACGGACGAGAGGGGGAAGGAGCTCAAGCTTGACTTGAGTGCGACCAAAAAGACCAACATCATAGCCGTGAATGAACGCTACCTGCTCGAGTTAATCTTGGAGGAGCTGGCCAATGAGCCTTAA
- a CDS encoding rhomboid family intramembrane serine protease — protein MSLKGFTMKYGRVTTLLFGINVLVYIFEAVLSGNPIDISIEVLARLGQWNYAVINGAWWQLLTAMFVHVGILHIAFNMYFLLMLGSQLERLFGGRVLVFTYLVAGLVGNLVTLFLLPPNSVSAGASGALFGIVGLLIMTSGIIGGNIGRALTNAFVLFLINSLFPGVNAFAHLGGLITGILLGLYYGKKLRRKLMAMTYGYAW, from the coding sequence ATGAGCCTTAAAGGCTTCACGATGAAATACGGCAGGGTAACGACTCTGCTCTTTGGCATCAACGTGCTCGTTTACATCTTCGAGGCCGTACTGAGCGGTAACCCGATAGACATAAGCATCGAGGTTCTTGCAAGGCTCGGCCAGTGGAACTACGCGGTCATAAACGGCGCCTGGTGGCAGCTCCTCACTGCCATGTTCGTTCACGTGGGAATACTCCACATAGCCTTCAACATGTACTTCCTCCTTATGCTCGGCAGTCAGCTCGAACGCCTCTTCGGTGGCAGGGTTCTCGTCTTTACTTACCTGGTCGCTGGTCTCGTCGGCAACCTGGTCACGCTCTTCCTCCTCCCGCCTAACTCCGTGAGCGCTGGGGCAAGTGGTGCCCTCTTTGGGATAGTGGGCCTTTTGATAATGACCTCTGGAATAATCGGGGGTAATATTGGAAGGGCCCTCACAAACGCTTTCGTCCTCTTCCTCATAAACAGCCTGTTCCCTGGTGTGAACGCCTTCGCCCACCTCGGCGGGCTTATAACAGGCATCCTGCTCGGTCTCTACTATGGCAAGAAGCTCAGAAGAAAGCTCATGGCAATGACCTATGGCTATGCCTGGTGA